A stretch of Haemophilus influenzae DNA encodes these proteins:
- the dcuC gene encoding C4-dicarboxylate transporter DcuC, whose translation MELFKSIVAVIGIIATIYFLIKKAETRTVLIGVGLIMSILTLNPMGALDAFAKSMTSGGLIMAICSSMGFAYVMKYTQCDTHLVHLLTKPLSGLKFFLIPIATVITFFINIAIPSAAGCAAAVGATLIPVLKSAGVRPATAGAAILAGTFGSMMSPGSSHSAMISEMSGLTITQVNLSHAPYNMIAGAIGAVVLTILALVFKDYGEQHRQAYLAEQKESEIKVVEGVNVLYALAPLIPLVILVIGGTSLQQVPGLEWTKMGVPQAMLIGAIYGIIVTRISPVKITEEFFNGMGNSYANVLGIIIAASVFVAGLKSTGAVDAAISFLKESNEFVRWGATIGPFLMGLITGSGDAAAIAFNTAVTPHAVELGYTHVNLGMAAAIAGAIGRTASPIAGVTIVCAGLAMVSPVEMVKRTAPGMILAVLFLALFML comes from the coding sequence ATGGAATTATTTAAATCCATCGTTGCAGTGATCGGCATTATTGCCACAATTTATTTTCTGATTAAAAAAGCCGAAACCCGAACTGTTTTGATTGGTGTCGGTTTAATAATGTCCATTCTAACGCTGAATCCAATGGGTGCATTAGATGCTTTTGCCAAAAGCATGACATCTGGCGGATTAATTATGGCTATTTGTTCCAGTATGGGTTTTGCTTATGTAATGAAATACACTCAATGTGATACTCATCTGGTACATTTACTTACCAAACCATTAAGCGGATTAAAATTCTTCTTAATTCCAATTGCAACAGTCATCACCTTTTTCATCAATATTGCTATTCCTTCTGCTGCTGGTTGTGCTGCTGCGGTTGGTGCAACATTAATTCCCGTTTTAAAAAGTGCGGGTGTTCGACCAGCTACTGCTGGTGCAGCTATTTTAGCAGGGACTTTTGGATCAATGATGAGCCCAGGTTCTTCTCACTCAGCAATGATTAGTGAAATGTCAGGCTTAACTATCACTCAAGTAAACCTTTCACATGCACCATATAACATGATTGCGGGAGCAATAGGTGCGGTTGTTTTAACAATTCTTGCGCTTGTTTTTAAAGATTATGGTGAACAACATCGCCAAGCTTATCTTGCAGAACAAAAAGAAAGTGAAATTAAAGTTGTTGAAGGCGTCAATGTACTTTATGCCCTTGCACCATTAATACCATTAGTTATTTTAGTGATTGGTGGAACATCATTACAACAAGTGCCAGGTCTTGAATGGACTAAAATGGGTGTGCCTCAAGCGATGCTAATTGGTGCAATTTATGGCATTATCGTCACTCGTATTTCCCCAGTAAAAATCACTGAAGAATTTTTCAATGGTATGGGAAATTCTTATGCAAACGTACTTGGTATTATCATTGCAGCCAGTGTATTTGTGGCAGGATTAAAATCTACGGGCGCAGTGGATGCTGCAATTTCTTTCTTAAAAGAATCCAACGAATTTGTACGTTGGGGTGCAACAATTGGACCATTCTTAATGGGCTTAATTACAGGTTCTGGCGATGCAGCAGCGATTGCCTTTAACACTGCCGTCACGCCACATGCTGTAGAACTCGGTTACACTCATGTAAATCTTGGTATGGCAGCAGCCATTGCTGGTGCAATTGGTCGTACAGCTTCACCAATTGCAGGTGTAACCATTGTTTGTGCAGGCCTTGCGATGGTAAGCCCAGTAGAAATGGTAAAACGTACCGCACCAGGCATGATACTTGCTGTTTTATTCTTAGCATTATTTATGTTGTAA
- the pepE gene encoding dipeptidase PepE: MKNMLLLSSSKYKNTGYLEHTIPWLQNFLADYRSKTIAFVPYAGVSRTFDEYEKTVQNALSDLGMNIVSVHHGKQHRDIIEQADIIAIGGGNTFCLLKQLYEHNLIDIIREKVNNGTPYFGWSAGANVAGSSIMTTNDMPITYPPSFQALQLFPHQINPHFISGKIQGHNGESREERLAEFLLVNPTALVYALPEGSALHIQNEMATVLGENPILCFSENMECGTFDINTTFSY; encoded by the coding sequence ATGAAAAACATGTTACTGCTCAGTAGCTCAAAATACAAGAACACAGGTTATCTTGAACACACCATACCTTGGTTACAAAATTTCTTGGCTGATTATCGTAGTAAAACAATTGCTTTTGTACCTTATGCTGGGGTGAGCCGCACTTTTGATGAATATGAAAAAACTGTGCAAAATGCACTTTCTGATTTAGGGATGAATATTGTTTCCGTTCATCATGGCAAACAGCATCGGGATATTATTGAACAAGCAGATATCATCGCTATAGGCGGTGGAAACACATTTTGTTTGTTAAAACAACTTTATGAACATAATTTGATTGATATCATTCGTGAAAAAGTAAATAACGGTACGCCTTATTTTGGTTGGAGTGCTGGGGCCAATGTAGCTGGCTCATCTATTATGACAACTAATGATATGCCGATTACTTATCCTCCTTCATTTCAAGCATTACAACTTTTTCCTCATCAAATTAATCCGCACTTTATTTCAGGTAAAATACAAGGCCACAATGGTGAAAGCCGAGAAGAACGTTTGGCAGAATTTTTACTCGTTAATCCAACCGCACTTGTATATGCATTACCTGAGGGTTCTGCGCTTCATATACAAAATGAAATGGCAACCGTATTGGGCGAAAATCCTATTTTGTGCTTCAGTGAAAATATGGAATGTGGCACATTTGATATCAATACAACTTTTTCTTATTAA
- a CDS encoding Abi family protein, with translation MLSATQFLVLEKALSKERLSTYKNYVKNKTSESINDNIVALYKWNSEIAGYFLELCNIYEVSLRNAIYRSIDSYDHYGIRQRQILRQSPKLREKVEELGRNATDGKIISSLHFHFWEGFLKKFFLWNSRELHRMPLLYAYRIISFENSNKDKDILFIIKVTKNLRVNIRNRICHHDPIFNKDLKKILKQVMWVFSKIDYDLYLVINNLYSNKIINLLNKKPI, from the coding sequence ATGTTATCAGCAACGCAATTTCTTGTTTTAGAAAAAGCACTTAGTAAGGAAAGATTATCTACATACAAAAACTATGTGAAAAATAAAACTTCAGAAAGTATTAATGATAACATCGTTGCTTTATATAAATGGAATTCTGAAATAGCGGGCTATTTTCTTGAATTATGTAATATATATGAGGTTTCATTAAGAAATGCTATTTATAGATCAATAGATTCGTATGATCATTATGGTATCAGACAGAGACAAATACTTAGACAAAGTCCTAAATTAAGAGAAAAAGTTGAAGAATTAGGTAGAAATGCGACTGATGGAAAAATCATATCTAGTTTACATTTTCACTTTTGGGAAGGTTTTTTGAAGAAGTTTTTCTTGTGGAATTCTCGTGAGCTTCACAGAATGCCTCTTTTATATGCTTATAGAATAATTTCTTTTGAAAACTCAAATAAAGATAAGGATATATTATTTATTATAAAAGTCACAAAGAATTTGAGAGTGAATATAAGAAACAGAATTTGTCATCACGATCCCATCTTCAATAAAGATTTAAAGAAAATTCTGAAACAAGTTATGTGGGTATTTAGTAAAATTGATTATGATTTATACTTAGTTATTAACAATCTATATTCCAATAAAATTATCAATCTTTTAAATAAGAAGCCAATCTGA
- a CDS encoding TonB-dependent hemoglobin/transferrin/lactoferrin family receptor, with protein MNVSGSTENTDTKAPPKIAETVKTAKKLEKEQAQDVKDLVRYETGITVVEAGRFGNSGFAVRGVEENRVAVQIDGLHQAETISSQGFKELFEGYGNFNNTRNSAEIETLKQVTIRKGADSLKSGSGALGGSVSFDTKDARDYLLNKNYYASYKRGYNTADNQNLQTLTLAGRYKYFDAIAVITSRKGHELENYGYKNYNDKIQGKTREKADPYRRTQDSALLKVAFQPTENHRFSIIADLYKQTSKGHDFSYTLKPNTQYMTYDEKELRHTNDKVERKNIAFVYENFTETPFWDTLKITYSHQKITTTARTDDYCDGNEKCDLVNNKLGLHYNNENKLVDKNNNPVVYNKKDIPKRDYYYVTEEKYKQYYNRGVPKEDADKMGIKPTEDGLYVLDSSLNPSFCKTRWHKQPNHDGLCEIGVNSSLNVETLEANGITYDLTDPKNSKLIDKWRDHERHIISCDGINCDKKMISGYKINGESIDIPFTIKKFKGKNVAYIDKQFNKRYENGCWNENGCQKNPETADYLIMPGSIGYQTNLWSQRDLISQTKQLNIDLTKHKVLFNTEHDFSYGGLWSQMKKSMVNISGDQPLDQTWFVDLPETCDTYVNGKLNSDRTHTLCDNKNTFSFLIPVKTKTGALYFIDDFRINDYLAFNLGYRYDRVKYKPEYTPGKIPKIPDDMVTNLYIKTPEFDASKADSDPDELSKKEANAAANIKEIAQPKKFSASSYSFGTTLDPLNWLRLQAKYSKGFRAPTSDEIYFTFKHPDFSIRPNRDLQPETAKTKELSLTVHNDMGYITTSVFDTRYQNFIDLSYQGSRKVHGHSKLIPFHFYQNVNRPNAKVTGFEIASQISLGNITKLFNGFSLSYKYTYQKGRINGNIPMNAIQPRTAVYGVSYVHPDDKYGLDLYISHASAKNAEDTYNMFYKEEGKKETTIKWRSESYTTIDLLGYIKPIKNLTLRAGVYNLTNRKYITWDSARSIRPFGTSNMINQDTGLGINRFYAPERNYRMSVQFEF; from the coding sequence ATAAATGTATCTGGCTCAACCGAAAATACTGATACGAAAGCTCCGCCAAAAATTGCCGAAACTGTAAAAACAGCTAAAAAATTAGAAAAAGAACAAGCGCAAGATGTTAAAGATCTCGTGCGTTATGAAACAGGAATTACTGTCGTAGAAGCAGGACGCTTTGGAAATAGTGGCTTTGCAGTTCGAGGAGTGGAAGAAAACCGTGTAGCCGTTCAAATAGATGGACTTCATCAAGCGGAAACTATCTCTTCACAAGGGTTTAAAGAATTATTTGAAGGATATGGAAATTTTAATAATACGCGTAATAGCGCAGAAATAGAAACGCTAAAACAAGTTACAATTCGAAAAGGAGCTGATTCTTTAAAATCTGGTAGTGGCGCATTAGGTGGTTCTGTTAGTTTTGATACAAAAGATGCAAGAGATTATTTACTTAACAAAAATTACTACGCTTCCTATAAAAGAGGCTATAACACAGCAGATAACCAAAATCTTCAAACGCTCACTCTTGCTGGGCGTTATAAGTATTTTGATGCAATTGCGGTAATTACATCACGTAAAGGCCATGAATTAGAAAACTATGGTTATAAAAATTATAACGATAAAATTCAAGGAAAAACTAGAGAAAAAGCAGATCCTTATAGAAGAACCCAAGATAGTGCTCTTTTAAAAGTTGCTTTTCAACCAACAGAAAATCACCGTTTCTCAATTATTGCAGATTTATATAAACAAACTTCTAAAGGTCATGATTTTTCTTATACTCTAAAACCAAATACACAGTACATGACATATGATGAAAAAGAATTGCGTCATACTAATGATAAAGTAGAGCGTAAAAACATCGCTTTTGTTTATGAGAATTTTACTGAAACACCATTTTGGGATACGTTAAAAATCACCTATTCCCACCAAAAAATTACTACAACAGCAAGAACGGACGATTATTGCGATGGGAATGAAAAATGCGACTTGGTCAATAATAAACTTGGGTTACATTACAATAATGAGAATAAACTGGTAGATAAAAATAATAATCCTGTTGTATATAATAAAAAAGATATTCCAAAGAGAGATTATTACTATGTTACTGAAGAAAAATATAAGCAGTATTATAATCGTGGCGTACCTAAAGAAGATGCAGATAAAATGGGAATTAAGCCTACCGAGGATGGCTTGTATGTGCTAGATTCTTCATTGAATCCTTCTTTTTGTAAGACTCGATGGCATAAACAACCTAATCATGATGGATTATGTGAAATTGGCGTAAACTCATCACTAAATGTTGAAACATTAGAGGCTAATGGGATAACTTATGATCTAACAGATCCTAAAAATAGTAAACTTATTGATAAATGGCGTGATCATGAACGACATATTATTTCTTGTGATGGAATCAATTGTGATAAAAAAATGATTTCTGGATATAAAATTAATGGTGAATCAATTGATATTCCATTCACAATTAAGAAATTTAAAGGAAAAAATGTTGCTTATATAGATAAGCAGTTTAATAAAAGATATGAGAATGGTTGCTGGAATGAAAATGGATGTCAAAAAAATCCAGAAACAGCAGACTATCTTATTATGCCAGGATCTATAGGTTACCAAACTAACTTATGGTCACAGCGTGATCTTATAAGTCAAACTAAACAACTCAATATAGACTTAACTAAACATAAAGTCTTATTTAATACAGAGCATGATTTTTCTTATGGTGGATTATGGTCACAAATGAAAAAATCAATGGTAAATATTTCCGGAGATCAACCTCTTGATCAAACATGGTTTGTTGATCTACCTGAAACTTGTGATACTTATGTCAATGGCAAACTTAATTCAGATCGTACACATACATTATGTGATAATAAAAATACTTTCTCATTTTTAATACCTGTAAAAACTAAAACAGGTGCTTTATATTTTATTGACGATTTTAGAATTAATGACTATCTTGCCTTTAATCTAGGTTACCGATATGACAGAGTCAAATATAAACCAGAATATACTCCAGGTAAAATACCAAAAATCCCTGATGATATGGTGACAAATCTTTATATAAAAACGCCAGAATTTGATGCAAGTAAAGCAGATTCAGATCCTGATGAATTATCAAAAAAAGAAGCCAATGCTGCAGCAAATATTAAAGAAATTGCACAACCGAAAAAATTTTCTGCAAGTTCCTACTCTTTTGGTACAACACTTGATCCGTTAAATTGGTTACGTTTACAAGCAAAATATAGTAAGGGATTCCGAGCACCAACAAGTGATGAAATCTACTTTACATTCAAACATCCAGATTTTTCTATTCGACCAAATAGAGATCTTCAACCAGAAACAGCAAAAACCAAAGAGTTATCTTTAACTGTGCATAATGACATGGGATATATTACAACTTCTGTTTTTGATACCCGATATCAAAACTTTATTGATTTATCCTATCAAGGGAGTCGTAAGGTTCATGGGCACTCAAAACTAATACCATTTCATTTTTATCAAAATGTAAATAGACCAAATGCTAAAGTAACTGGTTTTGAAATTGCTTCACAAATATCCTTAGGAAATATTACTAAATTATTCAATGGTTTCAGTTTAAGCTATAAATACACCTATCAAAAAGGCAGAATAAATGGCAATATACCAATGAATGCAATTCAGCCTAGAACAGCTGTTTATGGAGTAAGTTATGTTCACCCTGATGATAAATATGGTCTAGATCTTTATATCTCTCATGCATCAGCTAAAAATGCAGAAGATACTTATAATATGTTCTATAAAGAAGAAGGTAAAAAAGAAACTACAATCAAATGGAGAAGTGAATCTTATACAACCATTGATTTGTTGGGATATATCAAACCAATTAAAAATCTTACTTTAAGAGCTGGTGTGTATAATTTAACTAATAGAAAATATATTACTTGGGATTCAGCGAGATCAATTCGACCATTTGGTACAAGTAATATGATTAATCAAGATACTGGCTTAGGTATCAACCGTTTCTATGCACCTGAACGAAACTATAGAATGTCAGTTCAGTTTGAATTCTAA
- a CDS encoding PT domain-containing protein, protein MTNFRLNVLAYSVMLGLTASVAYAEPTNQPTNQPTNQPTNQPTNQPTNQPTNQPTNQPTNQPK, encoded by the coding sequence ATGACCAATTTTAGATTAAACGTGCTTGCCTATTCCGTTATGCTTGGGCTAACGGCAAGTGTTGCTTATGCTGAGCCAACCAACCAACCAACCAACCAACCAACCAACCAACCAACCAACCAACCAACCAACCAACCAACCAACCAACCAACCAACCAACCAACCAACCAACCAACCAACCAACCAAAATAG
- a CDS encoding YfcC family protein: protein MDASKKKKTFNFPSAFTILFAILILAVGLTWVIPSGSYSKLTYNSTDNVFVVKAYGVDDKTYPTTTDTLDNLNIKIKLSNFTEGVIKKPIAIPGTYQRVEQHHKGIEDITKSMVEGTIEAVDVMVFIFVLGGMIGVINRTGSFNAGLMALVKKTKGNEFFIVFCVSVLMVLGGTTCGIEEEAVAFYPILVPVFLALGYDAIVCVGAIFLAASMGTAFSTINPFSVVIASNAAGIQFTEGIGFRALGLVLGATCVIAYLYWYCKKIKADPSFSYTYDDREEFRQRYMKNFDPNTTIPFSARRKLILTLFCISFPIMIWGVMVGGWWFPQMAASFLAITIIIMFISGLSEKDVVESFTEGASELVGVSLIIGLARGVNLVLEQGMISDTILDYMSNVVSGMPGSVFILGQLVVFIFLGLIVPSSSGLAVLSMPIMAPLADSVGIPRDIVVSAYNWGQYAMLFLAPTGLVLVTLQMLHIPFDRWVKFVMPMIGCLLLIGSILLVVQVSLYSV, encoded by the coding sequence ATGGATGCGTCCAAAAAGAAGAAAACGTTTAATTTCCCATCAGCGTTTACCATTTTATTTGCAATATTAATTCTCGCTGTTGGATTAACCTGGGTTATTCCATCTGGTTCATATTCAAAATTAACATATAACTCTACTGATAATGTTTTTGTCGTCAAAGCTTATGGCGTTGATGATAAAACTTATCCCACCACAACAGACACTCTTGATAATCTCAATATCAAAATTAAACTCTCCAACTTCACTGAAGGCGTGATCAAAAAACCAATCGCTATTCCTGGTACTTATCAACGTGTAGAACAACACCACAAAGGCATTGAAGACATTACCAAAAGTATGGTGGAAGGTACCATTGAAGCCGTTGATGTTATGGTCTTTATCTTTGTATTAGGTGGTATGATTGGTGTCATTAACCGTACTGGTTCTTTTAATGCTGGTTTGATGGCTCTCGTGAAGAAAACCAAAGGCAATGAGTTTTTTATTGTATTCTGCGTATCCGTCTTAATGGTGTTAGGCGGCACAACCTGTGGTATCGAAGAAGAAGCAGTGGCATTCTACCCGATTCTGGTGCCAGTATTCTTGGCTCTGGGATATGATGCGATAGTCTGCGTAGGGGCTATATTCCTTGCTGCATCTATGGGAACTGCATTCTCTACAATTAACCCATTCTCCGTTGTTATCGCATCAAATGCGGCTGGTATTCAATTTACTGAAGGTATTGGTTTCCGTGCTCTAGGTTTAGTTTTAGGGGCAACTTGCGTAATCGCATATCTTTATTGGTACTGTAAAAAAATCAAAGCTGACCCAAGTTTTTCTTATACTTACGACGATCGCGAAGAATTCCGTCAACGTTATATGAAAAACTTTGATCCAAACACAACTATCCCATTCTCAGCTCGTCGCAAATTAATCTTAACGCTTTTCTGCATCTCATTCCCTATTATGATTTGGGGTGTAATGGTTGGCGGATGGTGGTTCCCTCAAATGGCTGCATCTTTCCTTGCCATTACCATCATCATTATGTTTATTAGTGGATTGTCTGAAAAAGATGTTGTGGAATCTTTCACTGAAGGTGCATCAGAATTAGTAGGCGTATCCTTAATCATCGGTCTTGCTCGTGGCGTGAACTTAGTGCTCGAACAAGGTATGATTTCTGACACTATCCTTGATTATATGTCTAATGTGGTTAGTGGTATGCCAGGTAGCGTATTCATCTTAGGTCAATTAGTCGTATTTATTTTCCTAGGTTTAATAGTGCCGTCTTCTTCTGGCTTAGCCGTACTTTCAATGCCAATTATGGCACCACTTGCTGACTCAGTGGGTATTCCACGCGATATCGTGGTTTCAGCTTACAACTGGGGACAATATGCAATGCTATTCTTGGCACCGACAGGATTAGTTTTAGTGACACTCCAAATGTTGCATATTCCATTTGATAGATGGGTTAAATTCGTCATGCCAATGATTGGATGCTTATTGCTAATTGGTTCCATTTTATTAGTAGTACAAGTATCTTTATATAGTGTTTAA
- the arcC gene encoding carbamate kinase: MRIVIALGGNALLRRGEPMTAENQRQNVRIACEQIAKIWPNNELVIAHGNGPQVGLLALQGAAYTDVPTYPLDVLGAETAGMIGYMIQQELGNLVPFEVPFATLLSQVEVDINDPAFKNPTKPIGPVYTKEEAERLAKEKNWSIAQDGDKYRRVVPSPLPKRIFEIRPVKWLLEKGSIVICAGGGGIPTYYDEHHNLQGVEAVIDKDLCSALLAENLDADLFIIATDVSATFVDWGKPNQKAISVASPEAISELGFASGSMGPKVQAAINFAKQTGKDAVIGSLSDIVDIVKGKAGTRITKKAEGISYYA; encoded by the coding sequence ATGAGAATAGTGATTGCATTAGGCGGTAATGCATTATTACGACGCGGAGAACCAATGACAGCCGAAAATCAACGACAAAATGTTCGCATTGCTTGTGAGCAAATTGCTAAGATTTGGCCAAATAATGAATTAGTGATAGCACACGGTAATGGCCCACAAGTGGGTTTGCTCGCCTTACAAGGTGCTGCCTATACTGATGTGCCAACCTATCCTTTAGATGTATTGGGAGCAGAAACAGCTGGAATGATTGGTTATATGATTCAACAAGAACTCGGTAATTTAGTTCCATTTGAAGTGCCATTTGCAACGTTATTATCTCAAGTAGAAGTTGATATCAACGACCCAGCTTTCAAAAATCCAACTAAGCCAATAGGTCCTGTTTATACAAAAGAAGAAGCTGAACGTTTGGCAAAAGAAAAAAATTGGTCTATCGCACAAGATGGTGATAAATATCGTCGCGTTGTGCCAAGCCCATTACCAAAACGTATTTTTGAAATTCGTCCGGTCAAATGGTTGCTTGAAAAAGGCAGTATCGTAATTTGTGCGGGGGGCGGTGGCATTCCAACCTATTATGATGAACACCATAATTTACAAGGTGTTGAAGCCGTTATCGACAAAGATTTATGTTCAGCTTTACTTGCAGAAAATCTTGACGCTGATTTATTCATCATCGCAACTGATGTTTCCGCAACTTTCGTAGATTGGGGTAAACCTAATCAAAAAGCAATTTCAGTTGCCTCACCTGAAGCCATTTCAGAACTTGGTTTCGCTTCAGGTTCCATGGGGCCGAAAGTACAAGCCGCGATCAACTTTGCGAAACAAACAGGAAAAGATGCAGTAATAGGATCTTTATCTGATATTGTGGACATTGTGAAAGGCAAAGCTGGTACTCGTATTACGAAAAAAGCTGAAGGCATATCCTATTATGCTTAA
- a CDS encoding ornithine carbamoyltransferase, with the protein MAFNMKNRHLLSLVHHTEREIKYLLDLSRDLKRAKYAGTEQQKLKGKNIALIFEKTSTRTRCAFEVAAYDQGAQVTYIDPNSSQIGHKESMKDTARVLGRMYDGIEYRGFKQSIVQELADYAGVPVFNGLTDEFHPTQMLADVLTMIEHCDKPLSEISYVYIGDARNNMGNSLLLIGAKLGMDVRICGPKALLPEANLVEMCEKFAKESGARITVTEDIDKAVKGVDFIHTDVWVSMGEPLETWGERIKLLLPYQVTPELMKRTGNPKVKFMHCLPAFHNSETKVGRQIAEKYPELANGIEVTEEVFESPMNIAFEQAENRMHTIKAVMVASLA; encoded by the coding sequence ATGGCTTTCAATATGAAAAATAGACATTTACTTAGTCTTGTTCATCACACAGAACGTGAAATTAAATATCTCTTAGATCTCTCCCGAGATTTGAAACGAGCCAAATATGCCGGCACAGAACAACAAAAATTAAAAGGCAAAAATATCGCGCTCATCTTTGAAAAAACCTCCACCCGCACACGCTGTGCATTTGAAGTCGCCGCTTATGATCAAGGCGCACAAGTCACCTACATCGACCCTAATTCCTCTCAAATTGGCCACAAAGAAAGTATGAAAGATACCGCCCGCGTATTAGGCAGAATGTATGATGGTATTGAATATCGTGGCTTTAAACAAAGTATCGTTCAAGAACTGGCTGATTATGCTGGAGTGCCAGTATTCAATGGTTTAACCGATGAATTCCACCCAACACAAATGCTTGCCGACGTACTTACCATGATTGAACATTGCGACAAACCATTAAGTGAAATTAGCTATGTATATATTGGGGATGCTCGCAATAACATGGGTAATTCACTTTTATTAATTGGTGCAAAATTAGGTATGGATGTTCGTATTTGTGGACCTAAAGCATTATTACCAGAAGCAAATCTTGTGGAAATGTGCGAAAAATTTGCGAAAGAAAGTGGAGCTCGTATTACTGTAACTGAAGATATCGACAAAGCGGTGAAAGGCGTAGATTTTATCCATACTGATGTGTGGGTTTCAATGGGTGAACCATTAGAAACCTGGGGCGAACGCATTAAATTATTACTTCCTTATCAAGTCACACCTGAATTAATGAAACGCACTGGTAATCCAAAAGTGAAATTTATGCACTGCCTACCTGCCTTCCATAACAGCGAAACCAAAGTTGGTCGTCAAATTGCTGAAAAATATCCTGAATTAGCTAATGGTATTGAAGTAACTGAAGAGGTATTTGAATCGCCAATGAACATTGCATTTGAACAAGCAGAAAACCGTATGCACACAATTAAAGCGGTAATGGTAGCAAGTTTGGCATAA
- a CDS encoding Cof-type HAD-IIB family hydrolase, translating to MNLPFRAMVSDLDGTLLTPEHLVGDLTIDTLRALEQKGVDIILATGRNHTDVSSILGKIGAERAVMITSNGARVRDLQGNLLYSNSLPEELVLELYKTPFDTSKVCMNSYQDEGWFTNKDIPAMRQFHKESGFDYNVVDFSKHHGRGTEKVFFIGKTPEDLVAVETYLRDKFGDVTTIVYSALACLEVMNKNVSKGDALKHLLESREYQLKDCIAFGDGMNDVEMLSWAGTGCIMKDADIRLKMACPELEVIGSNKEESVARYLRTLFGLDY from the coding sequence ATGAATTTACCTTTTCGAGCAATGGTGTCTGATTTAGATGGCACGCTTTTAACACCTGAACATTTAGTGGGTGATCTTACCATTGATACGCTGAGAGCATTAGAGCAAAAAGGCGTAGATATTATTTTGGCAACAGGACGCAATCATACCGATGTGTCATCCATTCTTGGAAAAATTGGTGCGGAACGTGCGGTTATGATTACATCAAACGGTGCTCGTGTACGGGATTTACAGGGTAATTTGCTTTATAGCAATAGTTTGCCTGAAGAATTAGTTCTTGAGCTTTACAAAACGCCATTTGATACTTCCAAAGTATGCATGAATAGCTATCAAGATGAAGGTTGGTTTACTAATAAAGATATTCCTGCAATGCGTCAGTTCCATAAAGAATCTGGATTCGATTATAACGTTGTCGATTTTTCTAAACATCATGGACGTGGGACAGAAAAAGTCTTTTTTATTGGTAAAACTCCAGAGGATTTAGTTGCAGTAGAAACTTATTTACGAGATAAGTTTGGTGACGTAACGACAATTGTTTATTCAGCATTAGCTTGTTTGGAAGTAATGAATAAGAATGTTTCAAAAGGGGATGCATTAAAACATTTACTCGAATCACGCGAGTATCAGTTAAAAGACTGTATTGCTTTTGGTGATGGAATGAATGATGTAGAAATGCTTTCTTGGGCTGGAACAGGTTGCATTATGAAAGATGCTGATATTCGTTTAAAAATGGCTTGTCCAGAGTTAGAAGTTATTGGCTCAAATAAAGAAGAATCAGTCGCTCGTTATTTGCGAACCCTATTTGGATTAGATTATTAA
- the crcB gene encoding fluoride efflux transporter CrcB, whose translation MQALLFISYGAILGASLRWAIGLLFNPLFSSFAFGTLIANLLGCLIIGVLLGFFWQFPQISSEWRLFLITGFLGSLTTFSSFSSEVVELFFNDKWLNGFCVLMMHLFGCLAMTVLGIWIYKICSQLLS comes from the coding sequence ATGCAGGCATTATTATTCATAAGTTATGGTGCAATATTAGGCGCGTCATTACGTTGGGCTATAGGATTGTTATTTAATCCTTTATTTTCCTCATTTGCTTTTGGGACTTTAATCGCTAATTTGCTTGGTTGTTTAATTATTGGTGTATTACTTGGGTTTTTTTGGCAATTTCCACAAATTAGTTCTGAATGGCGGTTATTTTTAATTACGGGTTTTTTAGGATCGCTAACCACATTTTCGTCTTTTTCTTCCGAAGTTGTGGAATTATTTTTTAATGACAAGTGGTTAAATGGATTTTGTGTATTAATGATGCATTTATTCGGATGTTTAGCTATGACTGTGTTAGGCATTTGGATATATAAAATTTGTTCTCAACTTTTATCTTAA